The following proteins come from a genomic window of Denitromonas sp.:
- a CDS encoding AIPR family protein yields MEQTGEEFFHDFRQELLAGAEANGSFQLSEFMEAIANDLVETGFTEGFELCHFRAQRGMRVDGYWFNDEGVLDLFIADFDSRNELASLTRTEVAAAFKRVANFFEASANKGLAGELEVTSPEYGLARQIADRKDAIRQVNLVLFSERTLSEKIQALPDTEVAGVPVAHQIWDISRLHRQRSSRSHKEPLDLDFEQMFGKGIACLPAHLGTDAYQSYLMVMPAEVLATLYERFGARLLEQNVRTFLQARGNVNQGIRATILNEPGMFFAYNNGITATAQSVETGMTDSGLAITRVVDLQIVNGGQTTASLFHTRKRDKADLSQIFVQLKLSVIDSLQSETVVPRISEYANTQNRVNAADFFSNHPFHVRMEGFSRRIWAPAQKGAPRETRWFYERARGQYADAQSKLTPAEQRRFKAEHPKPQMFTKTDLAKFENVWDDHPRWVNLGSQKNFARYAARIGSEWEKSSDAFNEFYFKRAVARGLIFRATERIVSAQPWYNGGYRANIVAYTLAVLGDITKRRKESIDFLGIWNAQKVEPSARKCHRCRVGGRERRHHQTTARHFQYFRVVQEGGVLDEDTGSYRRHCQSSPARVLRSTCSAG; encoded by the coding sequence ATGGAGCAGACCGGCGAAGAATTCTTCCACGACTTCCGACAGGAACTTTTGGCGGGCGCCGAGGCCAATGGCAGCTTCCAGCTCTCCGAATTCATGGAGGCCATCGCGAACGACCTTGTCGAGACAGGCTTCACGGAAGGGTTCGAACTCTGCCATTTCCGGGCGCAGCGTGGTATGCGCGTGGACGGCTACTGGTTCAATGACGAAGGAGTTCTGGACCTCTTCATCGCGGACTTCGACTCCCGAAACGAGCTGGCATCGCTCACCAGAACGGAAGTGGCCGCGGCATTCAAGCGTGTTGCCAACTTCTTCGAGGCCAGCGCCAACAAGGGCCTGGCCGGCGAACTGGAGGTCACATCGCCGGAGTACGGCCTTGCCAGGCAGATTGCGGATCGCAAGGACGCCATTCGGCAGGTCAACCTGGTTCTCTTCTCCGAGCGCACGCTCAGCGAGAAAATCCAGGCCCTTCCCGATACGGAAGTGGCAGGTGTTCCGGTTGCTCACCAGATCTGGGACATCTCACGACTTCATCGTCAGCGAAGCTCTCGCAGCCACAAGGAGCCACTCGACCTCGACTTCGAGCAGATGTTCGGCAAGGGCATCGCCTGCCTTCCCGCACACCTGGGGACCGATGCCTATCAATCCTATCTCATGGTCATGCCTGCCGAGGTGCTGGCGACCCTGTACGAAAGATTCGGAGCACGATTGCTTGAGCAGAACGTCCGTACGTTCCTGCAGGCGCGCGGCAATGTGAACCAGGGAATAAGGGCGACGATCCTGAACGAACCTGGGATGTTCTTTGCCTACAACAACGGGATCACGGCTACTGCACAGAGCGTCGAGACAGGGATGACGGATTCCGGTCTGGCGATCACGAGAGTTGTCGATCTCCAGATCGTCAATGGTGGCCAGACCACAGCATCGCTGTTCCACACACGGAAGCGGGACAAGGCCGATCTTTCCCAGATATTCGTCCAGTTGAAGCTGTCCGTCATCGACAGCCTGCAGAGCGAAACGGTCGTTCCAAGGATATCGGAGTATGCGAACACCCAGAATCGGGTGAATGCCGCCGACTTCTTCTCGAACCACCCGTTCCATGTGCGGATGGAAGGGTTTTCCCGACGGATCTGGGCACCCGCGCAGAAGGGCGCCCCGCGCGAGACGAGGTGGTTCTATGAGCGCGCACGCGGCCAGTATGCCGATGCACAGTCGAAGCTCACACCCGCGGAGCAGCGTCGCTTCAAGGCGGAGCATCCCAAGCCACAGATGTTCACGAAGACGGACCTCGCGAAGTTCGAGAATGTCTGGGATGACCACCCCAGGTGGGTGAATCTTGGCTCCCAGAAGAACTTTGCGCGCTACGCCGCCCGAATCGGCAGCGAGTGGGAGAAATCATCCGACGCGTTCAACGAGTTCTATTTCAAGAGGGCTGTCGCACGTGGTCTGATCTTCCGCGCCACGGAGCGCATCGTTTCTGCGCAGCCTTGGTACAACGGCGGATACCGAGCAAACATCGTGGCCTACACGCTGGCGGTACTCGGTGACATCACGAAGCGCAGGAAGGAGAGCATCGACTTTCTGGGCATCTGGAATGCACAGAAGGTCGAACCCAGTGCTCGAAAGTGCCATCGCTGTCGTGTCGGGGGTCGTGAACGACGACATCATCAGACCACCGCAAGGCATTTCCAATATTTCCGAGTGGTGCAAGAAGGAGGCGTGCTGGACGAGGATACAGGCTCGTACCGACGCCATTGCCAATCTTCTCCCGCCCGAGTTCTACGATCGACTTGTTCCGCAGGATGA
- a CDS encoding ATP-dependent nuclease, with product MARIRKIEIANFRGIQLLAWCPTPGINCLIGPGDSGKSTVLDAIDLCLGARRNFQFSDADFFGLDITTPISITLTLGDLDDSMRTLEGFGAFLRGYHANTGVVEDEPSAGAEVVLCLNLTVASDLEPSWTLVSDRAAQQGIVKTLAWKDRVALAPTRIGALADFNLGWQRGSVLNRISEERADASAALVKAARDARSAFGDQAEQQLGEALGIVTTTAQELGVNIGAKAKALLDSHSVSFGGGTISLHNESGIPLRSLGVGSTRLLVAGLQRKAAGQASIVLSDELEYGLEPHRIARFLGSLGAKETAAPLQVFLTTHSPVALRELSGGQLFVLRRGPQGHEARLVGADNDIQSTIRLYPEAFLAGSVVVCEGASEIGLLRGLDLYRLDQGNASLAALGVALVDCGGGEPDRPYARASAFQSLGYRVMVLRDDDKKPTPAVEQAFVENGGTVVAYRAGRALEDELFGSLTPAACQRLIGYANELHGDLIVEHLRTVSNNTLTFQQIWDEIQNTGLLSAERRAILGQAARIRKAGWFKQISWMEDVARTIVAPDLHLCDQGFRALMDQVFGWATDGPR from the coding sequence ATGGCAAGAATCAGAAAAATCGAGATCGCCAACTTCCGCGGCATCCAGTTGCTGGCTTGGTGCCCGACGCCTGGCATCAACTGCCTGATCGGTCCGGGCGACAGCGGCAAGTCCACCGTACTGGACGCGATCGACCTATGCCTGGGGGCTAGGCGAAATTTCCAGTTCTCGGATGCGGACTTCTTCGGCCTGGACATCACGACCCCAATCAGCATCACGCTGACGCTCGGCGACCTTGATGACAGCATGAGGACGCTGGAGGGCTTCGGTGCATTCCTGCGCGGATACCACGCCAACACTGGCGTCGTCGAAGACGAACCCTCGGCCGGCGCGGAGGTTGTGCTCTGCCTGAACCTGACGGTCGCCAGTGACCTGGAGCCCTCGTGGACCCTTGTCTCCGACCGCGCCGCACAGCAAGGCATCGTCAAGACGCTCGCATGGAAGGATCGCGTCGCCCTGGCGCCCACCCGCATCGGCGCACTGGCGGACTTCAACCTGGGATGGCAGCGCGGCTCCGTACTGAACCGCATCTCGGAGGAGCGAGCCGACGCTTCAGCCGCTCTGGTGAAGGCCGCAAGGGATGCGCGCAGTGCCTTCGGAGACCAGGCCGAACAACAGTTGGGAGAAGCGCTGGGGATCGTCACCACCACTGCTCAGGAGCTGGGCGTCAACATCGGCGCCAAGGCCAAGGCGCTGCTGGATTCGCATTCGGTGTCGTTCGGTGGTGGCACCATCTCCCTGCACAACGAAAGCGGCATCCCGCTTCGCAGCCTGGGCGTCGGTTCCACGCGTCTGCTTGTCGCCGGCCTGCAGCGCAAGGCGGCCGGTCAGGCGTCAATCGTGCTTTCGGACGAACTGGAGTACGGGCTGGAGCCGCACCGCATCGCGCGGTTCCTGGGCTCCCTCGGTGCCAAGGAGACCGCTGCTCCGCTGCAGGTGTTCCTCACCACCCACTCACCCGTGGCGCTGAGAGAATTGTCGGGCGGCCAGCTCTTCGTGTTGCGCCGTGGCCCTCAGGGCCACGAGGCTCGCCTGGTCGGCGCCGACAATGACATCCAGAGCACGATCCGCCTCTATCCCGAGGCCTTCCTGGCTGGCTCCGTGGTCGTGTGCGAGGGAGCCAGCGAGATAGGCCTGCTGCGCGGGCTGGACTTATACAGGCTTGACCAGGGGAATGCGTCACTGGCTGCATTGGGCGTGGCCCTCGTCGACTGCGGTGGCGGGGAGCCGGATCGACCGTATGCGCGCGCCTCCGCGTTCCAGTCTCTGGGCTACCGGGTGATGGTGCTGCGCGACGACGACAAGAAGCCCACACCTGCGGTCGAGCAGGCTTTTGTCGAGAACGGTGGCACCGTCGTCGCCTACCGCGCGGGCCGGGCGCTGGAGGACGAGCTGTTCGGAAGTCTCACGCCGGCTGCCTGCCAGAGGCTGATCGGCTATGCCAACGAATTGCATGGCGACCTGATCGTCGAACACCTGCGCACTGTCTCGAACAACACGCTCACCTTCCAGCAGATCTGGGACGAGATCCAGAACACCGGCCTCCTGTCGGCCGAACGCAGGGCTATTCTTGGTCAGGCGGCGCGCATCCGAAAAGCTGGCTGGTTCAAGCAAATCTCGTGGATGGAGGACGTGGCGAGGACCATCGTTGCACCGGACCTGCATCTTTGCGATCAGGGCTTCCGTGCTCTGATGGACCAGGTATTCGGGTGGGCCACTGATGGACCACGTTGA
- a CDS encoding Z1 domain-containing protein — MSLTVITEERNIANALISGLANMAETPTREQVEEKARQIAAIFGYTGDLRNIVTEAMISVDTRMGAGVSLVDVTAKHDDQWVHKREDVAWTYAESYGNFLLKESWPPQMVQSLSDVTTRILGHLQDPLSEGTTWNRRGLVIGHVQSGKTANYTGLIARAADAGYKFIIVVAGIHNNLRKQTQQRIDEAFIGRSSDPEDRRNIGVGLAPGYPHPATLTNINEDFNKNTAEKSGWKINDFSKPIILVIKKNVTTLTALHKWLKELNAEGDGRISDVPMLLIDDEADNASINTNKEDLDPTRTNAMIRRILGLFAKSCYVGYTATPFANIFINPDAYGDDVREELFPRDFIYCLDAPTTYFGAEKVFLDEATSQSIVRPIDDCENLIPYAHKRDDPVPELPPSLYRALDEFIVARAIRNLRGQTGKHCSMMVNVSRFVPVQKAVRDFLSLREKKIREAVLANYAMPEEVSARNAYMQGLKHAFDAEYAGAGFTWAEVKAALSGVFEHLHLYVINSKSDEVLDYARYAKEGVGLTAVAVGGLSLSRGLTIEGLTVSYMYRNTKMYDTLMQMGRWFGYRPGFEDLCRVHLSRDSINWYSHIADAAEELVQQVKRMRRDRLSPKDFGLYVRSHPDSLLITAANKMRSGQEVTVEQSFSGRLRESYIVSTDPDVNARNLVLIADHWRSGFGGRPEESTEKGVIFRDVPVEVIDDFLTRLECHSTFAGQKSDVVSYLERIATKRPLADVLLISPSGGSGGENPFTLRNQVRVVGKDQPNGTSWRLNKDRVASRGDEKLGLSDAQRNEARTLAGGEDGSGAVSDTHYRMVRNKPLLMIHSLEPKGEAVTGPIAAFGVSFPYGDYSTTINVVVNKVWLQQMQGYADDPDEEDDYDA; from the coding sequence ATGAGCCTCACAGTCATCACGGAAGAACGAAACATTGCCAACGCGCTCATCTCAGGCCTTGCCAACATGGCCGAGACGCCGACGCGCGAGCAGGTGGAGGAGAAGGCGAGACAGATCGCCGCGATCTTCGGCTATACGGGTGATCTCCGCAATATCGTCACCGAGGCGATGATCTCGGTCGACACGCGCATGGGGGCCGGTGTTTCGCTGGTGGATGTCACTGCGAAGCATGACGATCAGTGGGTCCACAAGCGTGAGGATGTCGCCTGGACGTATGCGGAATCCTATGGAAACTTCCTTCTCAAGGAAAGTTGGCCACCGCAGATGGTCCAGTCGCTGAGCGATGTGACGACCCGCATTCTCGGCCACCTGCAGGATCCGTTGAGCGAGGGCACAACCTGGAACCGTCGCGGCCTTGTCATCGGTCATGTGCAGTCGGGCAAGACGGCCAACTACACCGGCCTGATAGCACGCGCCGCCGACGCCGGCTACAAGTTCATCATCGTTGTCGCCGGCATTCACAACAATCTGCGCAAGCAGACGCAGCAGCGCATCGATGAGGCCTTCATCGGCCGGTCCAGCGATCCCGAGGATCGTCGCAACATCGGTGTCGGCCTCGCGCCGGGCTATCCGCATCCGGCTACCCTCACCAACATCAACGAGGACTTCAACAAGAACACGGCGGAAAAGAGCGGCTGGAAGATCAACGACTTCAGCAAGCCGATCATTCTGGTCATCAAGAAGAACGTCACGACGCTCACGGCTCTTCACAAGTGGCTGAAGGAGCTGAACGCCGAGGGCGATGGCCGGATTTCCGACGTGCCGATGCTGCTGATTGACGACGAGGCCGACAACGCGTCGATCAACACGAACAAGGAGGATCTGGACCCGACCCGAACGAATGCGATGATCCGGCGCATCCTCGGGCTGTTCGCGAAATCGTGCTACGTCGGCTACACGGCGACACCGTTCGCCAACATCTTCATCAACCCCGACGCCTATGGCGATGATGTGCGTGAGGAGCTGTTCCCGCGCGACTTCATCTATTGCCTGGACGCGCCAACGACGTACTTCGGTGCCGAGAAGGTGTTCCTCGACGAGGCGACCAGTCAATCGATCGTGAGGCCGATCGACGATTGCGAGAATCTCATCCCGTACGCCCACAAGCGTGACGATCCTGTCCCCGAGTTGCCCCCCAGCCTCTATCGCGCACTCGACGAATTCATCGTCGCCCGCGCCATCCGGAACCTGCGTGGGCAGACCGGCAAGCATTGCTCAATGATGGTCAATGTGTCGCGCTTCGTGCCCGTTCAGAAGGCCGTGCGTGACTTCCTGAGTCTCAGGGAGAAGAAGATCAGGGAAGCGGTTCTCGCCAACTACGCGATGCCGGAAGAGGTTTCCGCAAGAAACGCGTACATGCAGGGCCTGAAGCACGCCTTCGATGCTGAGTATGCCGGTGCTGGGTTTACCTGGGCGGAGGTGAAGGCTGCCCTCAGCGGCGTCTTCGAGCACCTCCACCTCTATGTCATCAACAGCAAGAGTGACGAGGTGCTCGACTACGCCCGCTACGCGAAGGAAGGAGTCGGGTTGACCGCGGTCGCGGTCGGTGGTCTGAGCCTCTCCCGAGGCCTGACCATCGAGGGGTTGACCGTCAGCTACATGTACCGCAACACGAAGATGTACGACACCCTCATGCAGATGGGCCGCTGGTTCGGCTACCGGCCGGGCTTCGAGGACCTCTGCCGCGTCCATCTCTCGCGCGATTCGATCAACTGGTACTCCCACATCGCCGATGCCGCCGAAGAGCTTGTACAGCAGGTCAAGCGCATGCGGCGCGATCGCCTTAGCCCGAAGGATTTTGGCCTGTACGTCCGCTCGCATCCGGACAGCCTGCTGATCACGGCGGCGAACAAGATGCGATCCGGCCAGGAGGTCACGGTCGAGCAGAGTTTCAGTGGGCGATTGCGGGAGAGCTACATTGTCTCCACCGACCCTGACGTGAATGCCAGGAACCTTGTGCTGATCGCCGATCACTGGCGAAGTGGATTCGGCGGGCGACCGGAGGAGTCCACCGAAAAGGGCGTCATCTTCAGGGACGTGCCCGTCGAGGTAATCGACGACTTCCTCACCCGGCTCGAATGCCACTCGACCTTTGCCGGACAGAAGTCGGACGTGGTGAGCTATCTCGAACGGATTGCGACGAAGCGCCCGCTGGCCGATGTTCTGCTGATTTCCCCTTCGGGTGGCTCAGGCGGTGAAAACCCGTTCACCCTGAGGAATCAGGTGCGCGTCGTCGGGAAGGATCAGCCGAACGGCACTTCGTGGCGCCTGAACAAGGACAGGGTTGCGTCGCGTGGCGACGAGAAGCTTGGGCTCAGCGACGCACAACGCAATGAGGCCAGGACGCTGGCTGGCGGCGAAGATGGCTCAGGAGCGGTATCCGACACACATTACCGCATGGTTCGGAACAAGCCGCTCCTCATGATTCACAGCCTGGAGCCCAAGGGCGAGGCCGTGACGGGACCGATCGCCGCCTTCGGCGTCAGTTTTCCCTACGGGGACTATTCAACGACCATCAATGTCGTCGTGAACAAGGTCTGGCTCCAGCAGATGCAGGGTTACGCCGACGATCCTGACGAGGAGGATGACTACGATGCCTGA
- a CDS encoding UvrD-helicase domain-containing protein, whose amino-acid sequence MDHVEIDLRAIERGTVTAPAGCGKTQLIAHALAGHRGNKPILVLTHTNAGVAALRGRLDRAGVPASAYRLSTIDGWAIRLISTFPGRSAHDPEILRLAAPARDYPAIRDAAWKLLQAGHVSEVLKASYAHLIVDEYQDCSVPQHYIVYFLSLILPTCVLGDPMQAIFGFRGNALADWNQHVCAHFPVVGELATPWRWRNAGAEALGQWLLEARRLLAAGQSVDLRSGPPEHVTWMQAVPPNDHAQRLAAARTASPTADGRVLIIADSRNRAAQQNFASQTPGASTVEAVDLQDLIAFASSFEVGAPNALAQLLALAQSVMTNVGVAELTRRLESLAKGTARNPPNEAESRALAFGRAPSLAAAAALLSELRALPNVRVHRPAILYGVLKALREASSGTVPLAEAARRVREENRLLGRPLPKRAVGSTLLLKGLEAEVAVLLNVDGMSAQNLYVAMTRGSMKIVVCSASPVIG is encoded by the coding sequence ATGGACCACGTTGAAATCGACCTTCGTGCAATCGAACGCGGAACCGTCACCGCACCGGCCGGCTGCGGCAAGACACAGTTGATTGCCCACGCGCTTGCCGGGCATCGGGGCAACAAGCCCATCCTCGTGCTGACACACACGAATGCCGGGGTCGCGGCCCTGCGTGGCCGGCTGGACCGCGCCGGTGTGCCAGCCAGCGCCTATCGATTGAGCACGATCGATGGCTGGGCCATCCGGCTCATCTCGACCTTTCCCGGCCGCAGCGCCCACGATCCGGAGATTCTGCGGCTGGCTGCACCTGCGCGGGACTACCCGGCAATCCGCGACGCCGCCTGGAAGCTCCTGCAAGCCGGGCACGTCAGTGAGGTGCTGAAAGCCTCATATGCGCATCTGATCGTGGATGAGTACCAGGATTGTTCGGTGCCTCAGCACTACATCGTCTATTTCCTCTCGTTGATCTTGCCGACCTGCGTGCTGGGCGACCCCATGCAGGCGATCTTCGGATTCCGGGGCAATGCGCTGGCCGACTGGAACCAGCACGTGTGCGCGCATTTTCCTGTCGTCGGGGAACTGGCAACGCCCTGGCGATGGCGCAACGCCGGCGCGGAAGCGCTGGGACAATGGTTGCTGGAGGCCCGCCGGTTGTTGGCGGCGGGGCAGTCCGTGGATCTGCGTAGTGGGCCACCGGAGCATGTGACCTGGATGCAGGCCGTACCGCCCAACGACCATGCCCAGCGCCTTGCCGCTGCGAGGACGGCATCGCCAACCGCTGACGGGCGCGTGCTCATCATCGCCGATAGCCGCAACCGAGCAGCTCAGCAGAACTTTGCGAGCCAGACGCCGGGCGCTTCGACGGTCGAGGCGGTCGATCTGCAAGACCTCATCGCCTTCGCCAGCAGCTTTGAAGTGGGGGCACCGAATGCCCTCGCGCAGTTGCTGGCGCTTGCACAGAGCGTCATGACCAATGTGGGCGTGGCGGAGTTGACGCGGCGCCTGGAGTCGTTGGCAAAGGGAACTGCAAGGAATCCCCCGAACGAGGCAGAAAGCCGCGCGCTGGCGTTCGGGCGCGCGCCCTCTCTCGCTGCGGCCGCCGCGCTGTTGTCGGAACTGCGTGCACTGCCGAACGTGCGTGTGCATCGGCCGGCCATCCTCTACGGCGTGCTCAAGGCGCTCCGAGAAGCCTCGTCGGGAACCGTCCCTCTGGCAGAAGCGGCCCGGCGCGTGCGGGAAGAGAACCGGCTATTGGGGCGCCCGCTACCAAAACGCGCCGTAGGCAGCACGCTGTTGCTTAAAGGGCTGGAAGCGGAAGTGGCGGTGCTGCTAAATGTCGATGGCATGAGCGCACAGAACCTTTACGTCGCCATGACCCGTGGGTCGATGAAGATCGTAGTGTGTAGCGCCAGTCCAGTGATCGGCTAG
- a CDS encoding DUF3800 domain-containing protein, with protein MECFRIDESGYTGFDLLNPEQRFQGATAIAISDDEAARLIREHFPKLQAPELKYRSLARRPSYRQPLLDLQRAVLSRHKCVTYICDKRFLLLLMFLDYAVEPFYYERGLDFYEDGQNYSLASLLYTAGPTLLGKEAFDALLVTFQRAVKEKTEGALRELVLAASRLNWRELPEALGPLVQASPECLSAIATPGVTTDAAIIVLQALISRMELMADGAYRVEHDQSKNLLTYHDLLQRYIDHQHEVEFRQTQIASIQLPLKLSSVSQVDSKASSAVQVADVMIGAAIEAANGLTGLRPPLLEPQAVMSLYADDQFIHLVPSIDFTEQKEFRQGTQAAEMIDYFAKHFGTKSS; from the coding sequence ATGGAGTGCTTCCGGATCGACGAGAGCGGCTACACAGGTTTCGATCTGCTAAACCCGGAACAGCGCTTTCAAGGCGCCACGGCCATCGCGATCAGCGATGACGAAGCCGCACGCCTGATCCGAGAGCATTTCCCAAAACTGCAGGCACCCGAACTCAAGTACCGGTCACTCGCGCGCCGCCCCAGCTACCGACAGCCACTCCTAGACCTGCAGCGCGCCGTGCTGTCCCGACACAAGTGTGTGACCTACATTTGCGACAAGCGCTTCCTGCTGCTGTTGATGTTCTTGGATTACGCCGTCGAACCCTTCTATTACGAGCGCGGACTGGACTTCTATGAGGATGGCCAGAACTACTCGCTGGCTTCGCTGCTCTACACCGCCGGTCCAACCTTGCTCGGCAAGGAGGCATTCGACGCCTTGCTGGTCACTTTCCAGCGCGCAGTCAAGGAGAAAACCGAGGGTGCCCTGCGTGAGCTTGTGTTGGCGGCCAGTCGCCTCAATTGGCGCGAGTTGCCCGAGGCTCTGGGGCCGCTGGTGCAGGCATCACCAGAATGTCTGTCTGCCATCGCCACCCCTGGCGTCACGACGGATGCGGCGATCATAGTATTGCAGGCCCTGATCAGCCGGATGGAACTGATGGCTGATGGAGCGTATCGGGTCGAACATGACCAGTCGAAGAACCTGCTTACCTATCACGACCTGCTTCAGCGCTACATCGACCACCAGCACGAGGTCGAGTTCAGGCAGACCCAGATCGCGAGCATCCAGCTCCCCCTCAAGCTGTCCTCCGTCAGTCAGGTCGACTCGAAGGCCAGTTCAGCGGTGCAAGTCGCCGACGTCATGATCGGCGCTGCCATCGAGGCCGCCAACGGACTGACGGGCCTGCGCCCTCCGTTGCTGGAGCCGCAGGCCGTGATGTCGCTGTATGCGGATGATCAGTTCATCCACTTGGTGCCTTCGATCGACTTCACTGAGCAGAAAGAATTTCGGCAAGGCACGCAGGCGGCAGAGATGATCGACTATTTCGCCAAGCACTTCGGCACAAAGTCTTCGTGA
- a CDS encoding PD-(D/E)XK motif protein, which yields MPESSPWDDIAVPGADFNVRQVAVGTAVPCFWGRDAGGACLFIVELQGDHAAQYRKNAVTVNGIYVDLRAGDQGQQHLVLALERQVDRDLFEGLCRTLASSLEHATDSASSLAVSLAHIRRWKTFLSGRSQHLSIEEVRGLFAEIVFLTELIDRQMSSSDAVEAWLGPERSHQDFIFGNTAVEVKSLSGAERSSVRISSEDQLESLNDALFLRVYRLSSLADAAGARSLNEIVTAVQARLGEADAVEAFDRKLVAHGYAPLPDYDEPRFVVSDVRSYRVGDGFPRLMRSQLPPGIANVAYDIRLETIAPYECDEAAIFGED from the coding sequence ATGCCTGAGTCCTCTCCGTGGGATGACATCGCCGTTCCGGGAGCGGACTTCAATGTCCGCCAGGTTGCGGTGGGAACGGCCGTGCCCTGTTTCTGGGGACGCGATGCCGGTGGCGCCTGCCTGTTCATCGTGGAGCTTCAGGGCGACCACGCAGCCCAGTACCGGAAGAACGCGGTCACGGTGAACGGCATCTATGTCGATCTTCGTGCCGGAGATCAGGGGCAGCAGCACTTGGTCCTCGCCCTTGAAAGGCAGGTCGACCGCGATCTCTTCGAAGGACTGTGCCGCACCCTTGCATCCTCGCTGGAGCACGCCACCGACTCGGCGAGTTCTCTCGCAGTCTCTCTGGCACACATCCGCCGTTGGAAGACCTTCCTGTCAGGCCGGAGTCAGCACCTGTCCATCGAGGAAGTCCGCGGTCTCTTCGCCGAAATCGTCTTTCTGACGGAACTGATCGATCGGCAGATGTCGAGCAGTGACGCCGTCGAAGCCTGGCTCGGTCCGGAACGATCACATCAGGATTTCATCTTTGGCAACACAGCCGTCGAGGTCAAATCGCTCTCTGGCGCAGAGCGGAGCAGCGTCCGCATTTCATCGGAAGACCAGCTCGAATCCCTGAACGATGCGCTGTTCCTGCGCGTGTACCGGCTGAGCAGTCTGGCCGACGCGGCAGGAGCTCGATCGCTCAACGAGATCGTCACTGCAGTCCAGGCACGGCTCGGCGAGGCGGACGCCGTCGAGGCCTTTGACCGGAAGCTGGTTGCGCACGGCTATGCGCCGCTCCCTGACTACGATGAGCCTCGCTTTGTCGTCAGCGACGTGCGCAGCTATCGTGTTGGTGACGGATTTCCGCGGCTGATGCGGTCGCAACTGCCGCCAGGGATTGCCAACGTGGCCTACGACATCAGGCTGGAAACGATTGCTCCGTACGAGTGTGACGAAGCAGCGATCTTCGGAGAGGATTGA